The DNA segment CACCAtcgctgacacacacacacacacacacacacacacacacacaNNNNNNNNNNacacacacacacacacacacacacacacacacagagtttatCAGGGAGTGGCGATGGAGCAGAATtgggtgctggaggccaggatGCAGGCCTCTAGTCGGAGAGACAACTTCCTGCCGTCACATACAAAGAAATTTCAGAGTTTTTAGGAAGAAACAATGTTATAATTAAGAGACAGCAGCCTTTCTCTAGCTCTCATCTGTCttcctgtgtgttgttttatGACGTCATGTCTGTGTAACACAgcatatagtatgttgaaagcaTTTAGACATGAAATCCCAATTGACATGGGATAAATAAATGGGATTGGGTAAAAATGAGACTTGTCACACTGCATTTGGATCACTGTGGAAGCTGCTCTGCATAGTTTGAATCTTAGGTTTTAGCTGCCTTGAGACCCCTACACATTGGAATAAGTGTGTTACATAACATCTTGTGCAAATATTCTTGTGGGTTAAACATAATGCTGCTCTTTGCTAATAGTCTTATGGTTTTGATGTGATGTGATTGGCCTATACACACACCAAAATATGGAttatactttttgttttgatgaaaaGTAATGCAACATTTACATAGGCGTAGGCTATAGCAAATATGGGAAATTCAATTAAAGGTAATACATAGGTCAATTGAATGATGACTTGGCTAATTATGATCAGGGAATtctccagattttttttttgtcacataggTTCAAaacttaaagaaaaaatattttctcttGACTTTCGCTCATCTTAATCGAGCGTCAAAGTATTGAAGCTTTAAGGTAAAGGCTGTTAATTTACCATAAAAGATCGCCCCCTTCAGTAAACACATGTCTTCGGGGGGGGGTCGCAGGACCAGCAGCATCCCCAACACGAGTGGGAAGCGTGGGTTTGCATCCTCATAAGGGGTGGGGGCGCCGAATGGAAATCACGACAGAGTGACGTGGAAGAGGTGGGTGAAAATGGAATGGGAGGGGAAGCAGCTGCTACCTCCAGTCCAGCCTCTGCTTCTcgctcattcacacacacacacacacacacacacataaacacacacactggtgttTGGTGGTGGGGAACGTCAACCTGACAACAAAGGGACTCACAGGGGAGCTCGCTGCAGCCAGGATAGGATCCCAATTACCAACATCCAGTGTCAGCGACCAGCTCACTCAAACTCTTTTTTCATATCTACTGGGAAATAAAGCATCAGTCACACTGGAGGTGACCGTCACAGAAGCGTTAATTGCTCACGTAGGTAAGTCTGTCAATTGCGCTCATTACAGATGATGTAAAAGTGGTTAATTAGGCTATTTGATGTCATAACACCATTGTCTTCCACAGTTCTCGTAACGAGTCACGCGTCTTGGTCTACAGTAGGCTATGGACTAGAAAGTATAGGCTATATAGTTCATATTTGAATCATTGTTTAAGTGATCATTTTTGGCGTCGCAGTTTTATGATGGAAAGCTCCCTTTATAAGTCTACTGTTGGTCCGGCTGAGCgtgatttatttaataaatttatGAAGTAAATCAATAAGGCTACTGATTCGTGACTGCCgctctctctccatctatctgCGCCTCAGAGCAACTCAGGCGCACTCTGACAGACAGTGTGGTTCGTCATGAGGCAGGCTGTCCACCGCTCGGCTTAAGAGCACTTAATCTGTCATTAGGGAGTTATTTTCAGACAGAGCACCAGCGACGGGCATCGACTGGCTACTTTGCAGCCGTCCAAACCTCGATCTCCCCGGTTGGTTTCTTCCTGATTGGCACcgcttgtttttgtttaggCTACTTATTCGTTCGAGAAAACTTTTCACCGCAGCCTGACCCTCCTCCTCATTTGTCCTCTCAGACAGTAGGGCCGTAGTTGTGAGCCTCGGcagagagatggagatggagcaTTTCGACGAGCGGGACAAAAGTCAGAGGCACAGCCGGTCCAGTGCGAAGATGAACGGGGTGCAGAGTCCTACACACAGCGCCTACTGCAGCCTGTACCGGACCAGGACCCTGAAGACTCTGACAACAGAGAAGAGAGCCAAGAAGGTCCGCTTCTACCGCAACGGAGACCGGTACTTCAACGGGATTGTATACGCCATCTCCACAGACAGGTTCCGGACCTTTGACGCGCTGCTAGCGGACCTGACCCGCTCCCTGTCCGACAATGTCAACCTGCCGCAGGGCGTCCGGACCATCTACACCCTGGACGGCTGCAAGAAGATCACAAGTATTGAGCAGCTGGTAGAAGGTGGGTGGCCTACATTACAGCATACCCAGGGGACTCATGGCCTGATCAGCATCACTAATGTTAGTCTATCAAAAGTCTAGTGGGACATGTCTGTAGGCCtacctctcttcctctctcttatAGAACAAACACTGCCCGATCTGTCAGCTGCCATGTTATGTGATCTTCCCTGTTGAATAGAGTAAAGTAACAAACCTGAGACTGTAAAATGTGAAGTGAGCTATAATTTGCAAGTTTAAAAACAGACTCAACAAGATCTTTTTTATATAGGCACTGCTCTATAAAACTGACCAAGCACATTgtagattattattatgaagATTATATCACTCATTTAATGGCCATATGGTGGTACAGACATATGTTTTGGCTCAGATTAGCTCTAGTTTCCTCGATCTGTTTTACTCTCTAAGAAGAGACATGAAGAGCTACAAGTTGTTGACATCATCTTTGGTTGACGGGATATATAAACAAAGGCACTATATAGGCATATAACCTATAAGAAGTATGAAGACAAGCAGGCTGCACAATATCCCATATCATATTGGAATCTACTTATTGAAGATTAGGCTGCCTGCTGCTAGAATATCAGTGCTGTGGCTTGGTTAAGAGTTGCTGCACAGAGATTCTCATCTCTTTTGTTATTTCTGAAGCTAATCTTTCCTCCAATGTTTCTGTAAGTAATCTCTTTGCTctgctttctcctcctcctcccaaaCCCCAACAGGTGAAAGCTATGTGTGCAGCTCCATCGAAGCTTACAAAAAGTTGGATTACACGAAAAACGTGAACCCCAACTGGTCGGTGAATGTCAAGGCCTCAGCTGCCTCCTCCCGCGGGCCCCCCTCCCTGGGCAGCACCAATGCCGGGGCCCCCGAGAGCCGCGAAATCAAGGACTTCATACGTCCAAAGCTTGTGACAGTGGTGCGGAGCGGAGTGAAGCCCCGCAAAGCTGTGAGGATCCTGCTGAACAAGAAAACAGCCCATTCCTACGAACAAGTCCTGACCGACATCACTGATGCCATCAAGCTTGACTCCGGAGTGGTGAAGAAGATGTTCACACTGGAGGGCAAACTGGTGAGAAATCTTTcgtcaaaaaaatcatcatcattGCTATGAGTGAACTGAGAGTGTCACACAGAAAAAGCACAAGAttctatgtttttttatggttgCTAGTATTGTGGTGGGCAACTCTACGCTTTTTTGTGGTATTAGAGGACACCAGGCATATTTTTGGCTAGGTAGCCAAGGTAGCAACGTTTCTAAATTATTCTAAAGCTTTCTCTCTGAATACTGTCTCAGATGATACAGCGGGAGCTGATGTTTTGTTGCAAATGTCACATGAGGAGTGGTTCCATTTAGAGAAATAGACCAGACATTGAGATAAGAGAGCGTTCATGTATTGCTGTTTTGGATGTTGTTTTATCTGCAATGGAGAGATTCCAAATCAAAGTGACTTACAACCATTCTTCATTCATAAAGTTGGCGGTTTTGCATTGGTGTTGCTTGACAAGGGGAAATAAAGATTAACAGGTGGAGAAAGAGGATCAAAATGGCTAAATATTTCATGACGACACTCATGAACTTTCTATGATAAAGAACGTTTGTGTCCCCGTTCACAGCCAGAGCTGTGATGAGAAAGAGCGACACAGAGACCAAAAGGGGTCGAGAGAAGGTAAAGATGAAAGAAATCTATGAATGGAGTCTGGGATCTCACCCACGCTGCAGCAATGTATGCCAGGGAA comes from the Etheostoma spectabile isolate EspeVRDwgs_2016 chromosome 13, UIUC_Espe_1.0, whole genome shotgun sequence genome and includes:
- the dclk1a gene encoding serine/threonine-protein kinase DCLK1a isoform X5, which encodes MEMEHFDERDKSQRHSRSSAKMNGVQSPTHSAYCSLYRTRTLKTLTTEKRAKKVRFYRNGDRYFNGIVYAISTDRFRTFDALLADLTRSLSDNVNLPQGVRTIYTLDGCKKITSIEQLVEGESYVCSSIEAYKKLDYTKNVNPNWSVNVKASAASSRGPPSLGSTNAGAPESREIKDFIRPKLVTVVRSGVKPRKAVRILLNKKTAHSYEQVLTDITDAIKLDSGVVKKMFTLEGKLVSCLQDFFGDEDVFVACGPEKFRYQDDLMLDESECRMMKAVNYGKVSGSLSRGSPRTVIQSQYSKSPASVNGTPASQLSTPHSGKSPSPSPTSPGSLSQRREKDKSVTEHRPTTS